The following coding sequences lie in one Vidua chalybeata isolate OUT-0048 chromosome 16, bVidCha1 merged haplotype, whole genome shotgun sequence genomic window:
- the SMCR8 gene encoding guanine nucleotide exchange protein SMCR8, which translates to MISAPDVVAFTREEELEDDLYREPPLPEEYSVPLFPFAGQGANPWAKVAGSKFTRDFILISEFSEQVGPQPLLTIPDDAKVSGTFDLNYFSLRIMSVDYQASFVGHPPGSAYPKLNFVEDSKVVLGDSKEGAFAYVHHLTLYDLEARGFVRPFCMAYISADEHKIMQQFQELSTEFSKASECLKTGNRKAFANELEKKLKDLDYTRTVLHNETEQQKKANDKGYYTTQAIEKANELASVEKSIIEHQDLLRQIRSYPYRKLKDSEFHPYEPECALDRADTGSDQDPTASDPAEPGETHLYTHVPSYTPKLIKAKSAKCFDKKLKTLEELCDVYFFTQTLDQLHHIERTFRGDVCYLLTEQISRALLKQQSVTNFLFEDVSFLDEKPPEKQYRGCQGLGQDAIDEKCSEESLAPKVVISLGSYKSSVECVPIKMEQEMEDSEEPKMSESVMSEHQENLDYLDADIKGSISSGESIEVLGTEKSGSGLTKSESQASLPVIPSPQAGRSKVGSRRTVSEDSIEVLSTCPSESLIPEDFKASYPSAINEEPYADDDEGGLRFTPRANPGVDDGQDDISKQEGLVQVDAACCIGKESPNFLEPLPELGQKPCEEDGVVRIPPQPYRPAEQGLRGGFPSHEGLSGGLLPCELDSRYLTGSREVSKSSLDECSDATSYISSAASTCSDRTPSPAHLACAAGERHRKRAGQNALRFIRQYPFAHPAIYSLLSGRTLVVLGEDEAMVKRLVTALSIFVPNCGAYAKPVKHWVTSALHLVDFQKWKLIGLQRAVSPAGVNVLHALGRYSRYLSILDADSKTLRCPLYKGTVVARLADHRTQIKRGSTYYMHVQSILTQLCSKAFLFTFCHHLHLPISEREPEESVVNRRMNFLKLQLGLANEDIKIVQYLAELLKLHYIQEPGQGGSPLLRFDYVPSFLYKI; encoded by the exons ATGATCAGCGCCCCTGACGTGGTGGCCTTCAccagggaggaggagctggaggatgaTCTGTACCGCGAGCCGCCCCTGCCCGAGGAGTACTCGGTGCCGCTGTTCCCCTTCGCCGGCCAGGGCGCCAACCCCTGGGCCAAGGTCGCCGGCTCCAAGTTCACCCGGGACTTCATCCTCATCTCCGAGTTCTCGGAGCAAGTGgggccccagcccctcctgacCATCCCCGATGACGCCAAAGTGTCGGGCACCTTCGACCtcaattatttttccctgcGGATCATGTCTGTGGATTACCAGGCATCCTTCGTGGGGCACCCTCCCGGCTCTGCCTACCCGAAGCTGAACTTTGTGGAGGATTCCAAGGTGGTGCTGGGGGACTCCAAGGAAGGGGCCTTTGCCTACGTGCACCACTTGACCCTGTATGACCTGGAAGCCAGGGGCTTTGTGAGGCCATTCTGCATGGCCTATATTTCTGCTGACGAGCACAAAATCATGCAGCAGTTTCAGGAACTCTCCACCGAGTTCTCCAAAGCCTCCGAATGCCTGAAGACGGGGAACCGGAAAGCTTTTGCCAACGAACTGGAAAAGAAACTAAAAGATCTCGACTACACCAGGACCGTCCTGCACAACGAGACTGAGCAACAGAAGAAAGCCAACGACAAGGGGTATTACACAACCCAGGCCATTGAGAAGGCCAACGAGCTGGCCAGTGTGGAAAAGTCAATCATCGAGCACCAAGACCTGCTGAGGCAAATCCGGTCGTATCCCTACAGGAAGCTGAAGGACTCTGAATTCCACCCCTACGAGCCAGAATGTGCCCTGGACCGGGCTGACACGGGCAGCGATCAGGACCCAACTGCCTCCGACCCCGCTGAGCCCGGAGAAACTCACCTTTACACCCACGTGCCATCCTACACCCCCAAACTCATCAAAGCCAAGTCTGCCAAGTGCTTTGACAAGAAGCTGAAGACACTGGAGGAACTCtgtgatgtttattttttcacccAGACCCTTGACCAGTTGCACCATATCGAGAGGACTTTTCGAGGGGATGTTTGTTACCTCCTGACAGAGCAGATCAGCCGGGCTCTCCTAAAGCAACAGAGTGTCACCAACTTCCTCTTTGAGGATGTGTCTTTCCTGGATGAAAAACCTCCTGAAAAACAGTACAGAGGCTGCCAGGGGCTCGGCCAAGACGCCATAGATGAAAAGTGTTCAGAAGAGTCCCTTGCTCCTAAAGTGGTCATCAGCCTGGGCTCCTACAAGTCCAGTGTGGAGTGCGTGCCCATCAAGATGGAGCAGGAAATGGAGGACTCTGAAGAGCCCAAAATGTCTGAGTCTGTGATGTCTGAGCACCAGGAGAACCTGGACTATCTGGATGCAGATATCAAAGGCAGCATCAGTAGCGGGGAGAGCATCGAGGTGCTGGGAACGGAGAAGTCGGGATCTGGGCTGACAAAATCGGAGAGCCAGGCCAGCCTGCCCGTCATTCCCAGCCCCCAGGCGGGCCGGAGCAAGGTGGGCAGCCGGCGCACGGTCAGCGAGGACAGCATCGAGGTGCTCAGCACGTGTCCCTCCGAGTCCCTCATCCCAGAGGACTTCAAAGCGAGCTACCCAAGTGCCATTAACGAGGAGCCCTACGCGGATGATGACGAGGGAGGCCTTCGCTTCACCCCCAGAGCGAACCCGGGCGTCGATGATGGGCAGGACGACATCTCAAAGCAAGAAGGCTTAGTGCAGGTGGATGCCGCCTGTTGCATCGGGAAGGAGAGTCCCAACTTCCTGGAGCCCCTGCCCGAGCTGGGGCAGAAGCCGTGCGAGGAGGATGGGGTGGTGCGGATCCCCCCGCAGCCGTACCGGCCGGCCGAGCAGGGGCTGCGCGGGGGCTTCCCCTCCCACGAGGGCCTCTCGGGGGGGCTCCTGCCCTGCGAGCTCGACTCGCGCTACCTGACgggcagcagggaggtgagTAAGAGCAGCCTGGACGAGTGCTCGGACGCCACGAGCTACATCAGCAGCGCCGCCTCCACGTGCTCCGACAGGACCCCGTCTCCCGCCCACCTGGCCTGCGCGGCCGGGGAGAGGCACAGAAAGAGGGCCGGGCAGAACGCGCTGCGCTTCATCCGCCAGTACCCCTTTGCCCACCCCGCCATCTACTCCCTGCTCAGCGGGAGGACCCTGGTCGTGCTGGGGGAGGACGAGGCCATGGTCAAGAGGCTCGTGACGGCGCTCTCCATCTTCGTGCCCAACTGCGGCGCCTACGCCAAGCCCGTGAAGCACTGGGTCACCTCGGCTCTGCACCTGGTGGATTTCCAGAAGTGGAAGTTGATTGGACTCCAGAG GGCAGTGTCCCCTGCCGGGGTGAACGTGCTGCACGCCCTGGGCCGGTACAGCCGCTACCTGAGCATCCTGGACGCCGACAGCAAGACCCTGCGCTGCCCCCTCTACAAGGGCACCGTGGTGGCCCGGCTGGCCGACCACCGCACGCAGATCAAGCGTGGCAGCACCTACTACATGCACGTCCAAAGCATCCTCACCCAGCTGTGTTCTAAAGCCTTCCTCTTCACCTTCTGCCATCATTTGCACCTTCCCATCAGCGAAAGGGAACCGGAGGAATCCGTTGTGAATCGCAGGATGAACTTCCTAAAGCTTCAACTGGGCCTTGCAAATGAAGATATCAAAATCGTGCAGTACTTGGCCGAGCTGCTGAAGCTGCACTACATTCAGGAACCGGGGCAGGGGGGGAGCCCCCTGCTCAGATTTGACTATGTTCCCAGCTTTTTGTACAAAATCTAG